GCATGGCTGACAAATATAGTATTTTTTGCACTGGGAATATATTTATTTAGAAAAGCTGAATATTAAAGGAGTGAGAGATGTTAAAACTAACTAATACGCCAAAAGGAATAAAAATAATTTATGACTATATTTCAAATGTTTCTTCAGCATCCATAGGTGTCTTTATAAAAACAGGAGCAAAGGATGAAACAGTTGAAGAGCATGGATTGTCACATTTAATAGAGCATATGATGTTTAAAGGAACTAAGAACAGAAATTATCAGGAAATATCACAAGAGGTGGATTATTTAGGCGGGAGCATTAATGCTTATACCAGCAAAGAAGAAACAGTATATTATATAAGTGTTCTGAAAGACTATGTCGAGCAGGCGCTGGAAATTTTATGCGATATGGTGGGAAATTCTACATTTGATGAGGAAGAGCTTGAAAAAGAAAAAGATGTAATAGTGGAAGAAATAAAAATGTATCAGGATACACCGGATGATCTGGTTATGGAGCTTAATTCCAAAGACAGTATAACAGGGAATCTGGGGAAACCCATTATAGGTACTGAAGAAAGTGTAAAAGGTTTTACAAGAGAAAATATTGTAAAATATTATACTGAAAGATATACAAAAGATAACATCGTAATAGTCGTATCAGGAAACTTTAAAAAAGAAAAAATCAAAAGAATAATAGATAAATATTTCGGTAATTTTAATCAGGAGAGAACTGACAGATATGAAAAGATAGATTTTTCATTTCAAAATGGAGAAAAAATCTATGAAAAAGACATAAAACAGGTAAATATATGTATATCTTATCCGGGAGTTTCTTATCTTGACGAAAACAGAATTTACTATGACGTAATATCAAATATAATGGGAGGAACTATGAGTTCCAGACTATTTCAAAAAATCAGGGAAGAAATGGGACTGGCATATTCTGTTCACACATTTAACCAGACATACAAAGAAGGCGGAGTAGTAACAACATATATAGGGACAAACGAAAAGTCATATAAAAAAGCTATCAAGATTACGAAAGACGAATTTTTGAATCTTAGAAGAAACGGGATAAATCTTTCTGAACTGGAAAAAGCACAGAATAAATTTTTGAGCAAAATAGCTTTTTCATTAGAAAATGTAAGAAACAGAATGAATATTATAGGTACTCATTATTTGAAATACGGAGAGATATTTGAT
The Sebaldella sp. S0638 DNA segment above includes these coding regions:
- a CDS encoding pitrilysin family protein is translated as MLKLTNTPKGIKIIYDYISNVSSASIGVFIKTGAKDETVEEHGLSHLIEHMMFKGTKNRNYQEISQEVDYLGGSINAYTSKEETVYYISVLKDYVEQALEILCDMVGNSTFDEEELEKEKDVIVEEIKMYQDTPDDLVMELNSKDSITGNLGKPIIGTEESVKGFTRENIVKYYTERYTKDNIVIVVSGNFKKEKIKRIIDKYFGNFNQERTDRYEKIDFSFQNGEKIYEKDIKQVNICISYPGVSYLDENRIYYDVISNIMGGTMSSRLFQKIREEMGLAYSVHTFNQTYKEGGVVTTYIGTNEKSYKKAIKITKDEFLNLRRNGINLSELEKAQNKFLSKIAFSLENVRNRMNIIGTHYLKYGEIFDEEKLRTEVKNVDLNLINDFIKDKYYEENVTILGDIKWKK